From the Candidatus Zixiibacteriota bacterium genome, one window contains:
- a CDS encoding DCC1-like thiol-disulfide oxidoreductase family protein produces the protein MNGQADNIPKPARPLLIWDGECGFCRFWIMRWQTLTCGQVDYEPYQSAAARFPAIPIEQFKRSVVHVAPDGTIRAGAHAVLTTLAAARHRRWLLTLYERIAPFRIAAEWLYRIVANNRAFLSKLTRLIWGEYDESAKR, from the coding sequence ATGAACGGGCAAGCAGACAATATCCCGAAACCGGCGCGTCCGCTTTTGATCTGGGATGGCGAATGCGGTTTCTGCCGTTTCTGGATCATGCGTTGGCAGACGCTGACTTGCGGCCAAGTCGACTACGAACCGTATCAATCGGCAGCGGCCCGATTCCCTGCCATCCCAATCGAACAATTCAAACGATCGGTTGTTCACGTCGCGCCCGACGGCACCATTCGGGCCGGCGCACATGCCGTGCTGACGACATTGGCGGCCGCGCGCCACAGGCGGTGGCTGTTGACGCTCTACGAACGCATCGCGCCGTTTCGCATCGCGGCCGAGTGGCTGTATAGAATTGTGGCGAATAACCGTGCATTCCTATCCAAGCTCACGCGACTGATCTGGGGAGAGTACGACGAGAGTGCGAAACGATAG